The Candidatus Hydrogenedentota bacterium genome includes a window with the following:
- a CDS encoding Gfo/Idh/MocA family oxidoreductase → MTRTLKIGLVGAGMFGGDVHLRTYCQLEQNGLLPWLGRLGLDNMARPLGDIHIDFVALATHTPGSGARKLEEYGKLGMDFATYHGETPWIDLLDAHPDLDILAVATPDHLHAAPILAALERGVHVITEKPMTLDAGEADAIIAASRKAGRLVGVDMHKRYDPDHLSIRDKIAQRIGEPLYGRAVLEEPLEVSTEVFKAWTEKSDPFSYVGCHWTDLFIAYFGVKPVSLHAVGQKKKLRREHNLDAFDAVQVKVQFDNGMSIDFINNWITPDRFEAPVNQESQLFGTHGMVESDSQYRGLRFCTTENGTQTMNNHMTRDVRRDDGSLAYVGYGVDSLVVCIEKTAEMKFLGKSLDDVQDGYPNADEARLSVLIVHAARAVALRNQQYIEAGKGAPVTAVFNQEGITMFDPYAGPEQLYGRPV, encoded by the coding sequence ATGACTAGAACACTCAAAATCGGACTTGTCGGAGCCGGTATGTTCGGGGGGGACGTCCACCTCCGCACCTACTGCCAGCTCGAACAGAACGGCCTCCTGCCCTGGCTCGGACGCCTCGGACTCGACAACATGGCGCGCCCGCTCGGCGACATCCATATCGATTTCGTCGCCCTCGCCACACACACCCCCGGCTCCGGCGCCCGAAAGCTCGAAGAATACGGCAAGCTCGGCATGGACTTCGCCACCTACCACGGCGAAACACCCTGGATCGACCTCCTGGACGCGCACCCCGATCTCGATATTCTCGCCGTCGCAACCCCGGACCACCTCCATGCCGCCCCGATTCTCGCCGCCCTCGAACGCGGCGTACACGTCATCACCGAAAAACCCATGACCCTCGATGCCGGCGAGGCCGACGCCATTATCGCCGCCTCAAGAAAAGCCGGTCGCCTCGTCGGCGTGGACATGCACAAGCGATACGACCCCGATCACCTTAGCATCCGCGACAAGATCGCCCAGCGCATCGGCGAGCCCCTCTATGGCCGCGCCGTCCTGGAGGAGCCGCTCGAAGTCTCCACCGAGGTCTTCAAGGCCTGGACGGAGAAAAGCGACCCCTTCAGCTACGTCGGCTGCCACTGGACCGATCTCTTCATCGCCTATTTCGGCGTCAAGCCCGTGTCCCTCCACGCCGTCGGACAAAAGAAGAAACTGCGCCGTGAACACAACCTCGACGCCTTCGACGCCGTCCAGGTCAAGGTCCAGTTCGACAACGGCATGAGTATCGATTTCATCAACAACTGGATTACCCCCGATCGCTTCGAGGCCCCCGTCAATCAGGAAAGTCAGCTCTTCGGCACCCACGGCATGGTCGAGTCCGACAGCCAGTATCGAGGTTTGCGATTCTGCACCACCGAAAACGGCACGCAGACCATGAACAACCACATGACCCGGGACGTCCGCCGCGACGATGGCTCCCTGGCCTATGTCGGATACGGCGTCGACAGCCTCGTCGTCTGCATCGAAAAAACCGCCGAAATGAAATTCCTCGGCAAATCGCTCGATGACGTCCAGGATGGATACCCCAACGCGGACGAGGCGCGCCTCTCCGTGCTCATCGTGCACGCCGCCCGCGCCGTCGCCCTGCGCAACCAGCAATACATCGAAGCCGGCAAGGGCGCGCCCGTGACCGCCGTGTTCAATCAGGAGGGTATTACCATGTTTGATCCCTACGCCGGTCCAGAACAGCTCTACGGCCGCCCCGTGTGA
- a CDS encoding SurA N-terminal domain-containing protein has translation MKRTMACVALLLLAAGGARAQEDTPQVQPGDVIARVGDEVITAGDFARELQFRLRQFQATTGQTPQPDPRLRNIVMQELISERIVRIAARNAGVKITDEELEAEFQERRKAFRSDAAYESYLRQLNMSEADLRDHMRNGLAATRYLDGKAGELVATEEEIEEAYARLLDQGSMLRIEKTRDIGAILVRPEGDADEDWREAEDRAKAALERIRGGESFEVVAREVSDESASAERGGMLREMKFGSFYPELEEALDALEPGAVSEPVRNLMGWYLVTLVRVNEPGTIPLESVREGLEREIVQRKRKEVRDEIVKDHQNLIRIELVEAPGAQGGAPEAE, from the coding sequence ATGAAACGCACTATGGCCTGTGTCGCGCTGCTGCTGCTGGCCGCCGGCGGCGCGCGCGCGCAGGAAGACACCCCGCAAGTCCAGCCCGGCGACGTGATCGCCCGGGTTGGCGACGAAGTGATTACCGCCGGCGATTTCGCGCGCGAACTGCAATTCCGGCTCCGGCAGTTCCAGGCCACGACCGGCCAGACACCCCAGCCGGACCCGCGCCTGCGCAATATCGTCATGCAGGAGCTCATCAGCGAGCGTATCGTGCGTATCGCCGCGCGCAACGCCGGCGTCAAGATCACCGACGAAGAACTCGAAGCCGAGTTTCAGGAGCGCCGCAAGGCTTTCAGAAGCGACGCGGCCTACGAAAGCTATCTCCGGCAGCTCAATATGTCCGAGGCCGACCTCCGCGATCACATGCGCAACGGCCTCGCGGCAACGCGCTACCTCGATGGGAAGGCGGGAGAACTCGTCGCCACCGAAGAGGAAATCGAGGAGGCCTATGCGCGCCTGCTCGACCAGGGCTCCATGTTGCGCATCGAGAAGACCCGCGACATCGGCGCAATCCTTGTCCGCCCCGAAGGCGACGCCGACGAGGACTGGCGCGAGGCGGAAGATCGGGCAAAAGCCGCCCTGGAGCGTATTCGCGGCGGTGAATCCTTCGAGGTGGTCGCCCGCGAAGTCTCCGACGAGTCCGCCAGCGCCGAGCGCGGCGGCATGCTGCGCGAAATGAAGTTCGGGAGCTTCTACCCCGAACTCGAAGAGGCCCTCGACGCCCTCGAGCCCGGGGCCGTATCGGAACCCGTGCGCAACCTCATGGGATGGTACCTCGTAACCCTCGTCAGGGTAAACGAACCCGGCACAATCCCGCTGGAGTCCGTCCGCGAAGGGCTCGAGCGCGAGATCGTCCAGCGCAAGCGCAAGGAAGTGCGCGATGAGATTGTCAAGGACCATCAGAACCTCATCCGCATCGAACTGGTGGAGGCGCCCGGAGCGCAAGGCGGCGCGCCCGAGGCCGAGTGA
- a CDS encoding Gfo/Idh/MocA family oxidoreductase, translating into MATVGYGIIGCGNIGPVHAAAIAEVRGAKLAGVADVRLETAQKLAGQYGADAFDDYKEMLKRDDIHAISLCVPSGLRAEIAVDCAKAGKHILSEKPLDVTTKRIDRIIKAADDAGVNLGCIFQSRFSEGAEAIRAALDQGRFGKVVLGDAYIKWYRSQEYYDSGAWRGTWKLDGGGALMNQGIHYVDLLQWLMGPVKSVYARTALVAHERLEVEDLATAIIEFESGAQGVIEASTAIWPGHPARIEIHGTEGSAAMEDGKVVSWDFNKSKPADKKIEAAMAGDSALGSGASDPLSSLKIEGHRRQIADFTKAIQKGVKPAIEGREGRLAVALIEAIYKSAKTGKAVKL; encoded by the coding sequence ATGGCTACGGTAGGTTACGGCATCATCGGATGCGGAAATATCGGCCCGGTGCACGCGGCGGCCATCGCCGAGGTGCGCGGAGCCAAACTCGCCGGCGTGGCGGACGTGCGCCTGGAAACCGCGCAAAAACTGGCGGGCCAGTACGGCGCCGACGCCTTTGACGATTACAAAGAAATGCTCAAGCGCGATGACATCCACGCGATTTCGCTTTGCGTCCCCAGCGGTTTGCGCGCCGAGATCGCCGTGGACTGCGCGAAGGCCGGCAAGCACATTCTTTCGGAGAAGCCGCTCGACGTCACCACGAAGCGCATCGACAGGATTATCAAAGCCGCGGACGACGCCGGCGTTAACCTCGGCTGCATCTTTCAGAGCCGCTTCTCCGAAGGGGCCGAAGCCATTCGCGCCGCCCTGGATCAGGGTCGCTTCGGAAAGGTCGTCCTGGGCGACGCCTACATCAAGTGGTACCGCTCGCAGGAATACTATGACAGCGGCGCGTGGCGAGGCACCTGGAAGCTCGACGGCGGCGGCGCCCTCATGAACCAGGGCATCCACTATGTCGACCTGTTGCAGTGGCTGATGGGGCCCGTGAAATCGGTCTACGCGCGCACCGCTCTCGTCGCCCACGAACGCCTCGAAGTCGAGGACCTGGCCACCGCCATCATCGAATTTGAAAGCGGCGCCCAGGGCGTCATCGAAGCCAGCACCGCCATTTGGCCCGGCCACCCCGCCCGCATCGAAATTCACGGGACCGAAGGAAGCGCCGCCATGGAGGACGGCAAGGTCGTATCCTGGGATTTCAACAAGTCCAAGCCCGCCGACAAAAAGATCGAGGCCGCCATGGCCGGCGATTCCGCACTCGGCTCCGGCGCTTCCGATCCGCTCAGCAGCCTGAAGATAGAAGGCCACCGCCGCCAGATCGCCGACTTCACGAAGGCGATCCAGAAAGGCGTCAAGCCCGCCATCGAAGGCCGCGAAGGGCGCCTCGCCGTCGCCTTGATCGAAGCGATCTACAAGTCCGCGAAGACCGGCAAGGCCGTCAAACTCTAA
- a CDS encoding DUF1080 domain-containing protein, with amino-acid sequence MNRLFARTLTSLAATLALAAALPCSAAPGESTTEEGWVSLFNGKDLDGWTPKIRYHELGENWKDTFRVEDGVMKVAYDGYDGFNETFGHIFYKHPYSHYRFRMEYRFTGEQVPGGPGWAFRNSGIMVHGQDPATMDIDQDFPVSIEVQLLGGDGEKERTTANLCTPGTNVVLNGELFTPHCVNSRSETYHGDQWVQVEVEVHGNDFIQHKINGEVVFEYETPQLDPTDEYAQKLIKDGDLMLSGGTISLQSESHPIEFRNIEILELKK; translated from the coding sequence ATGAACCGTCTATTCGCCCGCACGCTGACTTCCCTGGCCGCGACACTGGCCCTTGCCGCCGCGCTCCCCTGCTCGGCCGCGCCCGGTGAATCCACGACGGAGGAGGGGTGGGTCAGCCTTTTCAACGGCAAGGATCTCGACGGCTGGACGCCGAAAATCCGCTACCACGAGCTCGGCGAGAACTGGAAGGACACCTTCCGCGTCGAGGATGGCGTCATGAAGGTGGCCTACGACGGCTACGACGGGTTTAATGAAACGTTCGGCCACATTTTCTACAAACACCCCTACTCGCACTACCGTTTCCGCATGGAGTACCGCTTTACCGGTGAACAGGTTCCCGGCGGTCCGGGCTGGGCTTTTCGCAACAGCGGCATTATGGTGCACGGCCAGGATCCCGCCACGATGGACATCGACCAGGACTTCCCGGTGTCTATCGAGGTGCAGTTGCTCGGCGGCGACGGCGAGAAAGAACGCACCACCGCGAATCTCTGCACCCCGGGGACGAACGTGGTCCTCAACGGCGAGCTTTTCACCCCCCACTGCGTGAACTCGCGCTCCGAGACCTACCATGGCGACCAGTGGGTTCAGGTCGAGGTCGAGGTGCACGGGAACGACTTCATCCAGCACAAGATCAACGGCGAGGTGGTCTTTGAATACGAGACGCCGCAGCTCGATCCGACGGACGAATACGCCCAAAAACTGATTAAGGACGGCGACCTCATGCTTTCCGGCGGGACGATCTCCCTCCAGAGCGAGAGCCACCCCATCGAGTTCCGGAACATCGAGATCCTGGAGTTGAAGAAATAG
- a CDS encoding DUF2723 domain-containing protein yields the protein MTGTVDEPRKRHARAPHPPLSRLDRRAAFATGLAALAVYVFTLAPTVTGEDSGEFIGAAYTLGVPHPPGYPVWTMLAHLFTWIPLENPAWRVNLFSAVCGAATVALLVLIGITLTGRRTPAVLAALLFAFSRVFWEQALIAEVYTLNTLFLATMLLIALRGVRAGNSGACSALALLAGVSTGVHNTMFLLLPFWAIFAWLQLPAPLRRDAAFHAKNGGLFLLGLVVWVYLPLASRLDPAVDWGDPETLARWWDVVRREQFAFMVDQYPRGIGRFSAQLSTMGSFWIKDYLTIGAFLGAAGAVALWRRDRFLAGFLSLMAVSTVVAITWMQNFEQNREWLWVMRVFMLPAEFITAIGIACALAWGGGRRIRSFLTGLAMAGILGALLIHSAQSKRAYFYAEDYGRAVLAGLPENAIFVAGPDHQAFPTLYLQAVEGERPDVTLLRKYGYLDLHAIPELAGAIQDAWLPYPKMRYEPEILGWLLNHTSRPLVLARETAIAGASVRFHPLGLFVQALRPGEEPAQAPGPDDIAWRTPLPNAPVDEYSLSLFQYDVAVARARHAFTEGQNAEALDHVANAANFGHREPAILNNIGTLCARYDDWDAAAGYFEEILATDPDHAAARRNLERVTRRRSATPP from the coding sequence ATGACGGGTACAGTCGACGAACCGCGAAAGAGACACGCGCGCGCGCCGCACCCGCCGCTCTCCCGGCTGGATCGCCGCGCCGCCTTTGCCACAGGACTCGCCGCGCTCGCCGTATACGTCTTCACCCTCGCCCCCACCGTGACCGGCGAAGACAGCGGCGAGTTTATTGGCGCGGCGTACACCCTCGGCGTTCCCCACCCGCCCGGCTACCCCGTCTGGACGATGCTCGCCCACCTCTTCACGTGGATACCGCTGGAGAATCCGGCGTGGCGGGTCAACTTGTTCTCAGCCGTCTGCGGCGCAGCGACCGTCGCCCTCCTCGTCCTCATCGGCATCACCCTCACCGGGCGGCGAACGCCCGCCGTGTTGGCCGCGCTCCTCTTTGCCTTTTCACGCGTCTTCTGGGAGCAGGCGCTGATCGCGGAAGTCTACACGCTCAATACCCTGTTTCTCGCCACGATGCTCCTCATCGCCTTGCGCGGTGTCCGGGCGGGAAACTCCGGCGCCTGTTCTGCCCTCGCCCTCCTCGCCGGCGTCAGCACCGGCGTCCACAACACCATGTTCCTGCTGCTGCCATTCTGGGCGATCTTCGCCTGGCTCCAACTTCCCGCTCCGCTCCGCCGCGATGCCGCGTTCCACGCGAAAAACGGCGGCCTGTTCCTTCTCGGCCTCGTCGTCTGGGTCTACCTGCCCCTCGCCTCGCGCCTCGACCCCGCCGTCGATTGGGGCGACCCCGAGACCCTCGCGCGCTGGTGGGACGTCGTCCGCCGCGAGCAGTTCGCCTTCATGGTGGACCAGTACCCCCGCGGTATCGGACGCTTCTCCGCCCAGCTCTCGACCATGGGGAGCTTCTGGATCAAGGACTACCTCACCATCGGCGCGTTTCTGGGGGCAGCGGGCGCCGTGGCGCTCTGGCGGCGCGATCGTTTCCTGGCCGGGTTCCTCTCCCTCATGGCCGTGAGCACGGTCGTCGCCATCACGTGGATGCAGAATTTCGAGCAGAACCGCGAATGGCTCTGGGTCATGCGCGTCTTCATGTTGCCCGCCGAGTTCATCACCGCCATCGGCATCGCCTGCGCGCTGGCCTGGGGCGGCGGGCGGCGCATCCGCTCATTTCTGACCGGGCTCGCCATGGCCGGTATTCTCGGCGCCCTTCTCATCCACAGCGCCCAGAGCAAGCGCGCCTACTTCTACGCCGAAGACTACGGGCGCGCCGTCCTCGCGGGCCTCCCGGAAAACGCCATCTTCGTCGCGGGGCCCGACCACCAGGCCTTTCCAACGCTCTACCTGCAGGCCGTCGAGGGCGAGCGGCCCGACGTCACGCTCCTGCGAAAATACGGCTACCTCGACCTCCACGCCATCCCGGAACTCGCCGGCGCGATCCAGGACGCGTGGCTGCCCTACCCAAAAATGCGCTACGAGCCCGAGATTCTCGGGTGGCTCCTCAACCACACCAGCCGCCCCCTCGTGCTCGCGCGGGAAACCGCCATTGCCGGCGCCAGCGTTCGCTTCCATCCCCTCGGGCTCTTCGTGCAGGCGCTCCGCCCCGGAGAAGAGCCCGCGCAAGCCCCGGGACCGGACGATATCGCGTGGCGCACGCCGCTCCCCAATGCACCGGTCGACGAATACAGCCTGTCCCTCTTCCAATACGACGTGGCCGTCGCGCGCGCGCGCCACGCCTTCACGGAGGGGCAAAATGCCGAGGCCCTCGATCATGTGGCGAACGCCGCGAATTTCGGACACCGGGAGCCCGCCATCCTGAATAACATAGGTACACTCTGCGCCAGGTACGACGACTGGGACGCCGCCGCCGGATATTTCGAGGAAATTCTTGCGACGGACCCCGATCATGCCGCCGCCCGGCGCAACTTGGAACGGGTCACGCGACGCCGATCCGCGACACCGCCCTGA